From Chitinophagales bacterium, the proteins below share one genomic window:
- a CDS encoding TusE/DsrC/DsvC family sulfur relay protein: MEKIIAGKTIAVNEEGYLTNFSEWNKEVAEEIAKEASITLTPRHWQVLSYLQDEYRKEVPLSIRKVGKSGVVDIKEFYQLFPQGPLKTATRIAGIPKPVSCI; the protein is encoded by the coding sequence ATGGAAAAGATCATTGCAGGCAAAACCATTGCCGTAAATGAAGAAGGTTACCTCACCAACTTCAGCGAATGGAATAAAGAAGTAGCAGAGGAAATTGCCAAAGAGGCAAGCATCACACTGACGCCCCGTCATTGGCAGGTATTGAGCTACTTGCAGGACGAATACAGGAAAGAAGTGCCACTCAGCATCCGGAAAGTAGGCAAAAGCGGCGTGGTTGACATCAAAGAATTCTATCAGCTATTTCCGCAAGGGCCGCTGAAAACCGCTACCAGGATTGCTGGCATTCCAAAACCTGTAAGCTGTATCTGA
- a CDS encoding SUMF1/EgtB/PvdO family nonheme iron enzyme, whose translation MFVSATLLFSLSSCKKEQSATTGWNYNDSKWGGFEVRAFDGQETGPGLTLVEGGSFVMGNTEQNLTYDFDNIPKKITVSSFYMDETEVANVHYREYLYWLGRTFGSDFPEVVKRALPDSLVWRDELAYNEPYVEYYFRHPAFNNYPVVGVSWVQANDYCAWRTDRVNEWIMIREGILDKNPSQVDEDNFNTQSYLVGQYEGAIKKNLKDLNPNGTGERKVRMEDGILLPEYRLPTEAEWEYAALSLIGNNPYKDEELYTDRRIYPWNRDQMRDPQHGGWQGDFLANFKRGNGDMMGVAGGLNDNADITAQVTSFLPNDFGLYNMAGNVSEWVADVYRPNTFYDASDFNGFRGNVFMKDSLDEEGYHVDKDSLGRVIKVPMSDAESANRLNYRRSDVINFLDGDSLSEVQYNYSVSSLINDKARVYKGGSWADMAYYLSPGTRRFLDENLALSTLGFRCAMVRLGSPTGNDFPSGKEFDAPKKKK comes from the coding sequence ATGTTCGTATCAGCAACCCTGCTTTTTTCGCTGAGCTCTTGTAAAAAAGAGCAGTCTGCTACCACTGGCTGGAACTATAACGACAGCAAATGGGGCGGATTTGAAGTCAGGGCCTTTGATGGCCAGGAAACCGGACCCGGTTTGACTTTGGTGGAAGGCGGTTCATTTGTGATGGGCAATACTGAACAGAACCTCACTTACGATTTTGACAATATTCCCAAAAAGATTACGGTGTCATCTTTTTATATGGATGAGACAGAGGTTGCCAACGTACACTATCGTGAATATCTATACTGGTTGGGACGCACCTTTGGTTCTGATTTTCCTGAAGTAGTGAAAAGGGCCCTGCCCGATTCATTGGTATGGCGCGATGAACTTGCTTATAACGAACCATATGTGGAATACTATTTCCGGCATCCGGCTTTTAATAATTATCCGGTTGTGGGTGTTAGCTGGGTGCAAGCCAATGACTATTGTGCCTGGCGGACCGATCGCGTTAATGAATGGATCATGATACGCGAAGGCATCCTGGATAAGAATCCTAGCCAGGTGGATGAAGACAACTTTAATACGCAGTCCTATCTTGTCGGACAATACGAAGGAGCTATCAAGAAAAACCTGAAAGATCTCAATCCGAATGGAACAGGCGAAAGGAAAGTACGGATGGAAGATGGCATCCTGTTGCCTGAATACCGCTTACCTACGGAAGCAGAATGGGAATACGCAGCTCTTTCACTGATTGGCAATAACCCATATAAAGATGAGGAGTTGTATACTGACCGCAGGATTTACCCATGGAACCGTGATCAGATGCGTGATCCGCAGCATGGCGGATGGCAGGGTGATTTTCTCGCCAACTTTAAACGCGGCAATGGTGATATGATGGGCGTTGCCGGCGGGCTGAATGACAATGCCGACATCACTGCACAGGTTACTTCCTTCCTTCCAAATGATTTTGGTCTTTATAATATGGCGGGCAATGTGAGTGAATGGGTGGCTGATGTTTACCGGCCGAATACATTTTATGATGCCAGTGATTTCAACGGTTTCCGGGGTAATGTATTTATGAAAGACAGCCTGGATGAAGAAGGTTATCATGTTGACAAGGATTCCCTTGGAAGAGTAATCAAGGTGCCGATGTCTGATGCTGAGAGTGCCAACAGGCTGAATTATCGCCGAAGCGATGTAATCAATTTCCTCGATGGTGACTCATTGTCAGAAGTGCAATACAATTATTCCGTTTCTTCACTCATCAATGACAAAGCACGTGTTTACAAAGGCGGCTCATGGGCTGATATGGCCTACTATCTTTCACCCGGCACCAGGAGATTTCTGGATGAAAATCTTGCATTGTCAACGCTTGGATTCCGGTGTGCAATGGTGAGACTGGGTAGTCCTACAGGAAATGACTTCCCCAGCGGCAAAGAGTTTGATGCACCGAAAAAGAAGAAGTAA
- a CDS encoding FAD-dependent oxidoreductase, translated as MTTMKRIMILGAGTAGTMMANHLRHELDPLEWEITIIDESDTHYYQPGYLFLPFDIYEPEDIKKPIRDFIPHGVNFMQEKLAKILPEEKKIISENGDTFHYDLLIIATGTKPAPEETEGMLGAEWKKSVFDFYTYDGAFNLRNKLRDWEGGKLVVHITEMPIKCPVAPLEFAFLADSYFRHKHMRDKVDITFVTPMSGAFTKPKATEALDHLLTEKNIHIVADFAIERVDNEHKKIIDYGGAAVEFDLLVTVPTNKGDELIGRSGLGDELNYVPTNKGTLQSKAYPEIFVLGDASNLPASKAGSVAHFEAEILTENIKRYIEGQPLKADFDGHANCFVETGNGKALLLDFNYSHEPVAGEFPIPGIGPLRLLKESRMNHMGKMAFRWIYWHMLLKGTHIPFVSTAMSESGKHYDSPKNN; from the coding sequence ATGACCACTATGAAACGCATCATGATCCTTGGAGCCGGCACCGCCGGAACAATGATGGCGAATCACCTGCGACACGAACTTGATCCGCTCGAATGGGAGATCACCATTATCGATGAAAGCGACACACATTATTATCAGCCGGGTTATTTATTCCTTCCATTCGATATCTATGAACCGGAAGATATTAAAAAACCAATCCGCGATTTCATACCGCACGGAGTCAATTTCATGCAGGAGAAGCTCGCAAAGATCCTACCGGAAGAAAAGAAAATCATTTCTGAAAACGGAGATACTTTTCATTACGACCTGCTGATAATCGCTACCGGCACCAAACCCGCACCGGAAGAAACAGAGGGCATGCTGGGCGCAGAATGGAAGAAAAGCGTTTTTGATTTCTACACCTACGACGGCGCATTCAATCTCCGCAACAAACTACGCGATTGGGAAGGCGGAAAACTGGTGGTACACATTACAGAGATGCCGATCAAATGCCCGGTGGCCCCGCTGGAATTCGCCTTTCTCGCCGACTCCTACTTCCGGCATAAACATATGCGCGACAAGGTGGACATAACATTCGTGACACCGATGAGCGGCGCTTTTACAAAGCCAAAAGCAACGGAAGCGCTTGATCACCTGCTGACAGAGAAAAATATCCATATCGTAGCGGATTTTGCCATTGAACGGGTGGACAATGAACATAAAAAAATTATTGACTATGGTGGTGCCGCCGTTGAGTTTGATCTGCTGGTAACCGTCCCCACCAATAAAGGCGACGAACTGATTGGCCGGTCAGGGCTGGGCGATGAATTGAATTATGTGCCTACTAATAAAGGCACCCTTCAATCTAAAGCGTATCCGGAAATCTTCGTTTTGGGTGATGCCAGTAACCTGCCTGCCTCCAAAGCAGGTTCCGTTGCACATTTTGAAGCGGAAATACTCACTGAAAACATCAAGCGCTACATTGAAGGACAGCCATTGAAGGCAGACTTTGACGGACATGCCAATTGCTTTGTAGAAACCGGAAACGGCAAAGCACTGCTGCTCGATTTCAATTATTCGCACGAACCGGTAGCAGGCGAATTTCCCATTCCCGGTATTGGTCCGCTGCGATTATTGAAAGAAAGCAGGATGAACCACATGGGAAAAATGGCGTTCCGTTGGATTTACTGGCATATGCTTTTGAAAGGAACTCATATTCCTTTCGTCTCCACGGCCATGTCGGAAAGCGGTAAACATTATGACTCACCTAAAAATAACTAA
- a CDS encoding PorP/SprF family type IX secretion system membrane protein produces MVLKRAILVIIFFSLFTSKSGAQDAEFSQFFNAPLYLNPAFAGVGEGPRFCINYRNQWASLNNAFITYAASYDQNFEAINGGIGIQLSSDRQASGLLTATTVSGIYSYQLNLSPDVGIKAGASVSYVQKRIDAGQLIFAENINPNNGATNGTVSADLPDETSKSIADIGGGIIIYTKKVYAGLAVKHVTSPDESFISTQVSPWPVRIAANAGIELHSRKSAQTPVYFAPNLLFVQQASFRQLNAGAILGIGVLYGGIYFRTAFGNSDAAIIIMGLKRGIFKFGYSYDATVSNLAKSGGTHELSVVMNFHDSKKVQFRRSAKRFSDCPEVF; encoded by the coding sequence TTGGTTCTGAAACGCGCAATATTAGTTATTATTTTCTTCAGCCTTTTTACCAGCAAGTCCGGTGCGCAGGATGCTGAATTCAGCCAGTTTTTTAATGCACCGCTCTATCTGAATCCTGCCTTTGCCGGTGTCGGTGAAGGCCCGCGATTCTGCATTAATTACAGGAATCAATGGGCAAGCCTGAACAATGCATTCATCACCTATGCAGCATCTTACGATCAGAACTTTGAAGCCATCAATGGTGGAATCGGCATACAATTGTCATCAGACCGGCAGGCAAGTGGCTTGCTCACTGCAACAACAGTGTCAGGTATTTACTCCTATCAGCTGAACCTTAGCCCGGATGTCGGAATCAAAGCAGGCGCATCTGTTTCTTATGTACAAAAAAGGATTGATGCCGGCCAATTGATTTTTGCAGAAAACATCAACCCGAACAATGGTGCAACCAATGGAACGGTATCAGCGGACTTACCGGATGAAACCTCAAAAAGTATAGCAGACATCGGCGGCGGCATCATTATTTACACTAAAAAAGTTTATGCAGGACTGGCTGTCAAGCATGTGACTTCACCTGATGAATCATTTATTTCAACACAGGTTAGTCCATGGCCGGTAAGGATTGCAGCAAATGCCGGAATTGAACTGCATTCCAGGAAGAGCGCACAGACTCCGGTTTACTTTGCACCTAACCTGCTGTTTGTCCAGCAGGCTTCTTTCAGGCAACTGAATGCAGGTGCAATTTTGGGCATAGGTGTGCTCTATGGAGGAATCTATTTCAGGACAGCCTTCGGAAACAGTGACGCGGCAATCATCATCATGGGTTTGAAGAGGGGTATTTTCAAGTTTGGATACAGCTATGATGCAACGGTTTCCAACCTGGCGAAGAGTGGCGGAACGCATGAACTTTCTGTAGTGATGAATTTTCATGATTCCAAGAAAGTACAGTTCAGGAGAAGTGCGAAAAGGTTTAGCGATTGCCCGGAGGTTTTTTGA
- a CDS encoding DsrE/DsrF/DrsH-like family protein yields the protein MNTNNGIIKKMMIILSKATLESVYAAFILANGARSEGIEAEMFFTFFGLEAVHKQRLNHLHIATVGNPAMHLPTLVGGLPGMEAVATTMMKKEMEKIDIPDVPEFLDILKASGVKMWACKLAMDMFHYKQEDLSENIEGVLTVGGFYNRANGEGTHMLFI from the coding sequence ATGAACACAAATAATGGTATCATCAAAAAAATGATGATCATTCTCTCAAAAGCAACTCTGGAGAGTGTTTACGCAGCCTTCATTCTCGCTAATGGCGCAAGGTCGGAAGGCATAGAAGCCGAGATGTTCTTTACCTTTTTCGGACTGGAAGCAGTTCACAAGCAACGGCTGAATCATTTGCATATCGCCACGGTAGGAAATCCAGCCATGCATCTTCCAACACTCGTTGGCGGATTACCCGGTATGGAAGCAGTAGCCACCACCATGATGAAAAAGGAAATGGAAAAAATTGATATACCGGATGTACCGGAATTTCTCGACATCCTGAAGGCATCCGGCGTAAAGATGTGGGCCTGCAAACTGGCGATGGACATGTTCCATTATAAGCAAGAAGACCTCAGTGAGAATATCGAAGGTGTGCTGACCGTTGGCGGATTTTATAACCGCGCTAACGGTGAAGGCACCCATATGCTCTTTATCTGA